From a single Lonchura striata isolate bLonStr1 chromosome 13, bLonStr1.mat, whole genome shotgun sequence genomic region:
- the SLC38A8 gene encoding solute carrier family 38 member 8 has protein sequence MERAAAEGRPLLPAPGGAAGLSSPGLSSAGAVFILLKSALGAGLLSFPWAFGRAGGAVPALLVELGSLVFLVSGLAVLGYAAARSAQPTYQGVVRAVCGAAVGKLCEVCFLLNLFMISVALLRVVGDQLEKLCDSLYPNGTLSEAPQLPPWYVDQRFTLSALCVLVIFPLSVPREIGFQKYSSILGTVAACYLTLVVILKYYLQAENLRLTESPQPSRSSSWTSIFSVIPTICFGFQCHEACVAIYSSMRNQSFSHWVTVSVLSMLICLLIYSLTGNPSTKPFTPPCPGGPLSPWLIHPPQNSSVLLAAWPPTPMSLSAGLYGYLTFGEAVAPDVLMSYPGNDPLVIVARLLFGVSIVTIYPIVVLLGRSVVKDLWAAPKRGAVAVSEAHERRSRVALTVTWMAATLGIALFVPDIGKVIELIGGISAFFIFIFPGLCLVCVTGTRSLGPRKRAALIAWGVLSVLGGAFVCGQSAALAVLGLLR, from the exons ATGGAGCGGGCGGCGGCCGAGGGCCGGCCCCTGCTGCCGGCGccgggcggcgccgccgggctCTCCTCGCCCGGGCTCTCCTCCGCCGGCGCCGTCTTCATCCTGCTCAAGTCTGCGCTGGGCGCGGGGCTGCTGAGCTTCCCCTGGGCCTTCGGCAGGGCCGGCGGGGCCGTCCCCGCCCTCCTGGTGGAGCTG GGCTCGCTGGTGTTCCTGGTGAGCGGGCTGGCCGTGCTGGGCTATGCCGCGGCCCGCAGCGCCCAGCCCACCTACCAGGGCGTGGTCCGGGCCGTGTGCGGGGCGGCCGTGGGGAAGCTCTGTGAGGTCTGCTTCCTCCTCAACCTCTTCATGATCTCCGTGGCCCTCCTCAGGGTGGTGGGCGACCAGCTGGAGAAAC TGTGTGACTCCCTGTACCCCAACGGGACGCTGAGTGAGGCCCCTCAGCTGCCCCCCTGGTACGTGGACCAGCGCTTCACCCTCTCAGCTCTCTGTGTCCTCGTCATCTTCCCACTCTCTGTCCCCAGGGAGATCGGCTTCCAGAAGTACTCCAG CATCCTGGGCACGGTGGCTGCCTGCTACCTCACTCTGGTTGTCATCCTGAAATACTACCTGCAGGCAGAGAACCTGCGTTTGACTGAGTCGCCCCAGCCCTCCAG GTCCTCCTCCTGGACCTCCATCTTCAGTGTCATTCCCACCATCTGCTTTGGCTTCCAG TGCCACGAGGCATGTGTGGCCATCTACAGCAGCATGCGCAACCAGAGCTTCTCCCACTGGGTCACCGTCTCTGTGCTCTCCATGCTCATTTGCCTGCTCATCTACTCCCTCACTGGTAACCCCAGCACCAAACCCTTCACTCCTCCTTGCCCTGGAGGTCCCCTCTCCCCTTGGCTCATCCATCCTCCTCAGAATTCCTCTGTCCTGCTCGCTGCTTGGCCACCcacccccatgtccctgtcagCAGGGCTCTATGGCTACCTGACCTTCGGCGAGGCCGTGGCGCCCGATGTACTGATGTCCTACCCAGGGAATGACCCGCTTGTCATCGTCGCCCGCCTGCTCTTTGGCGTCTCCATTGTCACCATTTACCCCATtgtggtgctgctgggcag ATCCGTGGTGAAGGACTTGTGGGCAGCCCCGAAGCGCGGGGCCGTGGCAGTGTCTGAGGCACACGAGCGGCGCAGCCGGGTGGCACTGACGGTCACCTGGATGGCCGCCACGCTGGGCATCGCCCTGTTCGTGCCCGACATCGGCAAAGTCATCGAGCTCATCGGGGGCATCAGCGccttcttcatcttcatcttcccaG ggctgtgcctcgTGTGCGTGACTGGGACCCGCAGCCTCGGGCCACGCAAAAG ggctgctctcatcGCCTGGGGGGTTCTCTCCGTTCTCGGCGGTGCCTTCGTGTGCGGGCAGAGCGCTGCCCTGgccgtgctggggctgctgcgcTGA